The sequence TAATTAACTACACTTCCCATAAGCTTAATTGTGATGGCAACATGGTAATTTAAAGATGGTATCTGCCTTTTTTCCACAGAGGATACATTTTTTTGTCCTTGTTGATCTCAAACTTGCACAGCACCCTGTGATATTATTGGGTCTAAAGTCTTGCATTATTTTTAACCCTATGGTCCTGCATCAGCCATTAAGGTTTCCACTGCAGTTACATGTCCGTGAAAACAGCAACCCCTGTGTCTCCATTGGAGCAACATATATTGGTTATTGGTGAATAACTGCCAGGAAtaagagggatgggggagaagtgAGAAGAGAGAGAAGCAAATCATGTTCCTGGTGGTTCTAACCCTCTGGCAGTGAACAGGTTAAACCCCACTATGCTGCCATCCCTGCACAACATTGGTTGTTCTAGCATCGTGGAACCCTGGACTGTGCTCTCCTTGTCCATTTTGACCTATATCTGACGTTAGCATTGCAAATTATGTCTGTTGCCATTCAGCTagtcaaaggccttgtctacactacgagagtagttcgattttacttgcatcgaatttttgtaatcgatattgcaaagtcgaacgtgtgtgtccacactaaggacagtaattcgactttgtgcgtccacactaacggtgatagcgtcgacattcgaagcggtgcactgtggtcagctatcccacagttcccgcagtcccctctgcccattggaattctgggtgtagccggcaatgccttctgggtaacaaaatgagtcgagggtgcttttgggaaactgtcgtcatccgtccatcactcccgccctccctccctgaaagcgccggcgggaaaacagttcgcgcgcttttccagtcattgacagcgcggacgccactgtactccgagcatggagcccgctgcgaccatcgctgcagttgtggccgctctcaacgtctcgcagcttatcataaaggtttccctgaggcagatgcagaaaagtcaggcaaggaggctacggcaccgcggtgatgtcctgaagtctgagagtagcacagacctgtcagaaagcaggcgacccagcgccgaggacatcacagtggcaatgggtcatgttgatgccgtggaacggcgattctgggcacgggagacaagcactgagtggtgggaccgcatagtgctgcaggtctgggatgaatcccagtggctgcgaaactttcgcatgcggaagggaactttcctggaactttgtgagttgctgtcccctgccctgaagcgcagtgacacccggttgcgagctgcactgagtgtacagaagcgagtggccatagccctgtggaagcttgcaacgccagacagctaccggtcagtcgcgaaccagtttggggtgggcaaatctaccgtgggggttgttgtgatgcaagtagcgaaggcaatcgttgatgtactgctgccaaaggtagtgaccctgggaaacgtggaggcgatcatagatggcttcgcagcgatgggattcccaaactgcggtggggccatagatggaactcacatccctatcctggcaccggaccaccaggccacccagtacattaaccgaaagggatacttttccatggtgctgcaagcactggtggaccacaggggacgttttaccaacatctacgtgggatggccgggcaaggttcatgacgctcgtgttttcaggaactctggtctgtttagacggctgcaacaaggtatttacttcccggaccacaaaataactgttggggatgtggagatgcctatagtcatcctcggggacccagcctacccgctaatgccctggctcatgaagccctatactggcgccctggacactgaaaaagaactcttcaactaccggctgagcaagtgcagaatggtggtggagtgtgcttttggccgtctcaaggggagatggagaagcttactgactcgctgtgatctcagcgaaaccaatatccccattgttatagcagcttgctgtgtgctccacaatctctgtgagagcaagggggagacctttatggcggggtgggaggttgaggaaaatagcctggctggtgattactcacagccagacagccgggcgattagaagagaccagcgggaagcgctgtgcatccgggaggctttgaaagcaaagttcctgagtgagcagggtaacctgtgattttatagtttgtgtactgagaagctaaacctgcccccgtttctttacccaggtaatgttgactatcctatccagttacatacccccttcaccccccctccaacacacgtgtcgaaataaaaatagttctactttgttaaagcacaccgttttctttaatactgttttagcgggaattttttaaaactgggacgcagactgtggtgcggggcgggtctagtgttgtgatgcgaatgcagcttctaaactcaaggattgacaggctccgctgcggtgggatgcttgtttcaacggagcctgtcacccctcctgatcgggactgtgtgtatgggaggtctatttgactttgtggcagggggaggacggttacagatcccatgctgtgtggctctgtgatcctgtctaaggaccggcgcttaagatctgtaactgccctcccccgccacaaagtcacagagcaacccaccccccccaacattacatcaaaacaacctcccagactaaccggggcaactagtcactgcatcactgcactgtgtatgtgccctgctgctgtgcctgcccccgactatgtaccctgccaaaggagactgtcctgtccaatttccaaccccctttcccctcctcctccaaaagaacatgattgaaacagtagttaacagaaacgaattttttattatcaactacacatggcattgggaggtgaaacttggacgtgggcttgtgtcaggcgggaaggaaagaacttttcaaattttgggaaatgagagccttctgctactagagctctctgcaggggtggagtgagagttagcagggactctgccgcctctccttctttgcactttgggtgaggtgggtatgggacttggtggcgggggagggcggttagagatggactgcagcggggctctgtcctcctgcctccgttcctgcagaacatccacaaggcgccggagcgtgtccgtttgctccctcagtagtccaagcagcgtttgagtcgcctgctggtcttcctgccgccacctctcctcccgatccatgttggcttggtgcattcgggtcaagttctcccgccactgggtctgctgtgctgcctgggcttgggaagaggccataagctcagagaacatgtcctcccgtgtcctcttcttcctacgcctaatccgcgctagcctctgggagtgtgattccaggctaggttgtgagacagtcgcagacggggctgtggaaatgggaaaaagggagtgaattcctctgaaagataaatgtagttgtgaacaaagaacatagtctttctctgtgaacaagaccatgcacagcacctttcacatgcgcactcagcacaaggtcgaattctcggccttcgcattctgtgcctggggtcttgaacagcacatttgagaagcgaggcagcacaacggaatttctgttgcaggcagacatggtaagccgtacacttgtggcagtttaaaacttttatattaccactggcctcatttcacatttaaatcaatgtcagtccctgctgccagcaatccggcaagcgggaactctgctcctgtcccaccccctcgcggctgtccccgggaatgatccctttcggctgcccctctcccgcctccaccgcgtggctgcaaaccagcggtgacagttctgtaaaggaacgggaaagcagtcccaacactaacattcccctacctaattaaaagcaggtcaccatggccgacatcaccctgatgaggatctccgagagcgacaaagagagaatgctccgggaaagcctccaaagaccagggccgtatgccgccctgctgtgcagagcaatgatccccgagtacctgataatctcgtggcgcggcaacgtgtcgtacttcggaggacccaataaggccgctctccccaagaacctcatgcaacggctttcaagttacctccaggagagcttcatcgagatgtcccaggaggattactgctctatccccgcacatatagaccgcattttactgtagctgcagtagcagggaatacacagtagagcggcttgtgcaggacaatcactgaaaaccggacattgctagatttcttttcaaaacttgcactgccccttactaaaccgttaagcgcctagggcacactaatcatgaacaacccattcttttaattgttaatattcctgttttgttaaaaataaatgtttagatgtttacaacacttactggctgatccttcaccagattctgtgtccggggtaatggctggggacgcttcgtaggggatctctgtaagggtgatgaagagatcctggctgtcggggaaatcagcgttgtgagagctgccaactgcctcgccctcctcatctccttcctcatcttccccgtcccctaacatgtctgaggaaccggccgtggacagtatcccatcctcagagtccacggtcactggtggggtagtggtggcggcagcaccgaggatggaatgcagtgcctcgtagaaacgggatgtctggggatgggatccggagcgtccgtttgcctctttggtcttctggtagccttgtctcagctccttgattttcacgcggcactgcgttgcatcccggctgtatcctctctctgccatgtctttagagatcttctcgtagatctttgcattccttcttttggatcgcagctcggaaagcacggactcatcgccccacacagcgatgagatccaagacttcacgatcagtccatgctggggctctctttctattcacagactgcatggccatcactgctggagagctctgcatcgttgccagtgctgctgtgctcgccacgatgtccagacaggaaatgagattcaaactggccagacaggaaaaggaattcaaattcaaattttcccggggcttttcctgtgtggctggtcagagcatccgagctcgcactgctgtccagagcgtcaacagagtggtgcactgtgggatagctcccggagctattagcgtcgatttccatccacacctagcctaattcgacatggccatgtcgaatttagcgctactcccctcgtcggggaggagtacagaagtcgaattaaagagacctctatgtcgaactaaatagcatcgcagtgtggacgggtgcagggttaattcgatttaacggcgctaacttcgacataaacgcctagtgtagaccaggccaaagtgaaTGGACAGAAACAAGACAAAAAGCGTAGCAAAGATGATACtaatggaagggggggggaatctgaATTACatgtaattaattattttttaatgtaaaaaccGTAATAGTGTGGTGGTGCTTGAAAAATCATTTAAAGCCTCTTTTCAAAAGAGCAGCCTCCCCTGTTAGTAATCTTCTTTTCTGTGCTGCCAGTATGAATTGTGATATGCAACTTCCTTATTGGCCCATTGCCAGCATTTGCAGGCTGATATCCGACTGTCCAAAAGACCTAAGTAGGATAATCTTGtgtcctccttctaaatggataACTTCACATGACCAGGGACCCTGGCAACCTACTGAACATTTTGGTGGGAAATTGTCAGATTTAAGCCAAAGTTGTGCAGATGATGACAGAAAATGTAATGCAACTGGGGAGAAGTTTCAGATTAAATAGATTCAGTAAATTTGTTTCTTAGCTTGCAAAATGATAAATTAATTTGATTTCAACATATCAGCATCACCTTTCCCAGCCTTGAGGCATCTTGATAGATAATTATAAACACACGCCGATGAAGACAAGCCAGAGGAGCTGTAGCAAAGCAATGGCATTTTCTCTGCACAAAAGAAACTGGTCCACATAACCAAAAGTCACAGCTCCACACAAACCCTCCACCTCTCAGCCATTCGTCTCACCCAACTCCCCATACACTCCCTTTCCATTTgttttaaaggcctggtctacactacgactttaattcggatttagcagcgttaaatcgaattaaccctgcacccgtccacacaacgaagccatttaattcgaaataaagggctctttacatcgatttctgtactccaccccgacgagaggagtagcgccaaaatcgattttatcatttcaaattagggttagcgtggccgcaattcgatggtattggcctccgggagctatcccaccgtgcaccattgtgaccgctctggacagcaatctgaactcggatgcactggccaggtagacaggaaaagccccgcaaacatttgaatttcatttcctgtttggtcacctgtgctcttcaCGTTGggcacagatagctcatcagcacaggtaaccatgcaggccgataatcgaaaaagagcaccagcatggaccgtacgggaggtactggatctgatcgctatatggggagaggattcagtgctagcagaactttcattcaaaaagacgaaatgccaaaacttttgaaaaaatctccaagggcatgatggagagaggccacaatagggactcagatcagtgccgcgtgaaagtcaaggagctcagacaagcctatcaaaaaacaaaggaggcaaagggtcgctccgggtcagagccgcggacatgccgcttctacgacgagctgcatgcagttctagggggggccgccaccactaccccacctctgaccgtggattccgaggcagggataatctcatcagctacacctgaggattctgcggacggggaagaggaggaggaggaggacgagctt is a genomic window of Chrysemys picta bellii isolate R12L10 chromosome 7, ASM1138683v2, whole genome shotgun sequence containing:
- the LOC135972529 gene encoding uncharacterized protein LOC135972529, which gives rise to MQSSPAVMAMQSVNRKRAPAWTDREVLDLIAVWGDESVLSELRSKRRNAKIYEKISKDMAERGYSRDATQCRVKIKELRQGYQKTKEANGRSGSHPQTSRFYEALHSILGAAATTTPPVTVDSEDGILSTAGSSDMLGDGEDEEGDEEGEAVGSSHNADFPDSQDLFITLTEIPYEASPAITPDTESGEGSATPSATVSQPSLESHSQRLARIRRRKKRTREDMFSELMASSQAQAAQQTQWRENLTRMHQANMDREERWRQEDQQATQTLLGLLREQTDTLRRLVDVLQERRQEDRAPLQSISNRPPPPPSPIPTSPKVQRRRGGRVPANSHSTPAESSSSRRLSFPKI